From Coffea arabica cultivar ET-39 chromosome 2e, Coffea Arabica ET-39 HiFi, whole genome shotgun sequence, the proteins below share one genomic window:
- the LOC140036391 gene encoding uncharacterized protein — MYIHPTAEEDYTRIFLRRTWFIQGSPMTVSKWTLDFNVNQESSIIPLWVLLPSLPLHFFDKKYLFKLGSLIGRPLQVDSATLNLKRPSVTRLLVEVDVAKSTAPRIWIGDVDDGHWQKVEYEEWPKFCSFCEKVGHSDMSVIGNI, encoded by the coding sequence ATGTACATACATCCTACTGCCGAGGAGGATTACACCAGAATTTTCCTTCGCCGCACGTGGTTTATTCAAGGATCGCCGATGACAGTATCGAAATGGACGCTGGATTTCAATGTCAACCAAGAATCCTCCATCATTCCACTGTGGGTGCTGTTGCCGAGTTTGCCACTACATTTTTTTGACAAGAAATATCTGTTTAAACTTGGCTCGTTGATTGGGCGACCACTGCAAGTGGATTCAGCAACCTTGAACTTGAAGCGGCCATCTGTAACTCGTCTCCTTGTGGAAGTGGACGTTGCAAAGAGCACTGCTCCTCGCATTTGGATAGGAGATGTCGACGATGGCCATTGGCAAAAGGTGGAGTATGAAGAGTGGCCGAAATTCTGTAGCTTCTGTGAAAAGGTTGGGCATTCGGATATGAGTGTTATAGGAAACATCTAA